In Deinococcus sp. AJ005, a single window of DNA contains:
- a CDS encoding thiol-activated cytolysin family protein, translating into MNITTRSMILAGLMTLLSACQQDTKPTPSPTPPPTPSPAPTPTPDPTGIYNSFVKAQALPTWSEYALQAKLVGTDGDVPDPDGKPSTEDAGDGTYSCSVEPRSITTTPRDLVVLDPGQSSLWVGGLLQGRGYASYGELQEFPVRKRAPFKVWINLLDQGVYETVDSPDPATVQEAVGKLVAKAIGRGTKVGGKLDGSKSEVNDVKSALLRLGLSARYGNFKANASLATEKKSNENRVSVYVVENMFTVSMVRPPTTDDFFVGLTRADLDAQLAAGNLGKDNLPIYTASVTYGRIVMLTFTSIENMDRLQFAVSAAYNAVVNNAKLELSGEVKRTLKNTRIEVTTFGGDNAYAQQLMLSGDLNQYFSNQPALSQYKPISYTMKDMATDQVVAVSETTKYNLRKCAQKHDEQPSPKLTAKCETGGTSWTGERKSCDSGEVPYTAPPRYYIDEARTKANVTGSRGSDNYCVVTFSNRAEFPGVGSQPQTISFHAHARSPGGHSSGSGYTECTLAGVQIRP; encoded by the coding sequence CCCCGACACCGCCCCCCACGCCATCGCCAGCCCCCACACCCACGCCAGACCCTACAGGCATCTACAATTCCTTCGTCAAGGCGCAGGCCCTGCCAACGTGGAGCGAGTACGCCCTGCAGGCCAAGCTCGTCGGCACAGACGGCGACGTCCCCGATCCCGACGGCAAGCCGTCCACCGAGGACGCCGGCGACGGCACGTACTCGTGCAGTGTCGAGCCCCGTTCCATCACCACCACGCCGCGCGATCTGGTGGTCCTCGATCCCGGCCAGAGTTCGCTCTGGGTGGGGGGGCTCCTTCAGGGCCGGGGCTACGCCAGTTACGGTGAGTTGCAGGAATTTCCGGTCCGTAAGCGGGCGCCATTCAAAGTCTGGATCAACCTGCTGGATCAGGGCGTCTACGAAACGGTGGACAGCCCGGATCCAGCCACGGTCCAGGAAGCTGTCGGAAAACTCGTGGCCAAGGCTATTGGGCGGGGCACCAAAGTCGGCGGGAAACTGGACGGCAGCAAGTCCGAGGTCAACGACGTCAAATCGGCCTTGCTGAGACTCGGACTGTCCGCACGGTACGGGAATTTCAAAGCCAACGCGTCGCTGGCGACGGAAAAAAAGAGCAATGAAAACCGCGTCAGCGTGTACGTCGTGGAGAACATGTTCACGGTTTCCATGGTCCGTCCGCCCACCACCGACGACTTCTTCGTCGGCCTGACCAGAGCGGATCTGGACGCGCAGCTGGCGGCTGGCAACCTGGGCAAGGACAACCTGCCGATCTATACGGCGTCCGTCACCTACGGCCGAATCGTGATGCTGACCTTCACGTCGATCGAGAACATGGACCGCCTGCAGTTTGCAGTATCAGCCGCCTACAACGCGGTGGTCAACAACGCCAAGCTCGAGCTTTCCGGTGAAGTGAAACGGACATTGAAAAACACCAGAATCGAGGTCACGACGTTTGGTGGCGACAACGCCTACGCCCAGCAACTGATGCTGAGCGGTGACCTGAACCAGTACTTCAGCAACCAGCCGGCCCTCAGCCAGTACAAGCCGATTTCCTACACCATGAAAGACATGGCGACGGACCAGGTCGTGGCCGTGAGCGAAACGACTAAGTACAACCTGCGGAAATGTGCCCAGAAACACGACGAGCAGCCTTCGCCGAAGCTGACTGCGAAGTGCGAGACGGGCGGAACCAGCTGGACAGGGGAGCGCAAGAGCTGCGATTCCGGCGAGGTACCCTACACGGCCCCGCCCCGGTACTACATCGACGAGGCCAGAACCAAGGCCAACGTCACGGGTTCCCGGGGTTCCGACAACTACTGCGTCGTGACGTTCAGCAACCGGGCCGAGTTCCCCGGAGTGGGATCTCAGCCGCAGACAATCTCCTTCCATGCCCATGCGCGGAGCCCTGGCGGACACAGCTCCGGTTCGGGTTACACGGAATGCACGCTTGCAGGCGTCCAGATCAGGCCTTAG